In Pseudorca crassidens isolate mPseCra1 unplaced genomic scaffold, mPseCra1.hap1 Scaffold_228, whole genome shotgun sequence, the genomic stretch acccccagcccctgccttctcTCCTTGCGTGTGCTGATCCGCTCTTCCCTCAAGGGCACCAGCCATCTTGGATTAGACCTcatcctaatggcctcatttcaACCTAAGAACCACTAACTCCAGTCACAGTgacattctgaggttctagggGATTGGGGCTTCAACATGCAAATTTTGGGGGGACGCAGCTCAGTCCATAACAATAGCCCAGGGAACGTACAAGACATCACAAGGGaaactagaaaatactttgaaatgaagaaaacacataCCAAAGGCCCCAGGACTTATGGCACGCGGCCAAAGAGGCACTTGGGACCTAAAGCTGCAAACACCCGTGTTCCAATGGAGGCGACACCTCAGATCAACCGCCTCATCTTGAACGGGGACAAGCGAGAAGACGAGGAAGGCGAGCCCAAGCATTCTGACAACAAATGTTCACGAGAAAAGAAAAACTGCGCTAATCCACGTACGCGGGGATCCCAAGACGTGCACTGGTCGGGAATCCTCACAACATGGGGGAGGGCGCATCCTTCTTACACACTCAGTAACAAGAGCTACAGCCACCGACCACTTCATTTGCACAGGCTTTTTACAAGCAGGTCACATCATGGGGAAACCCTCACCAATGCTTTTGCCTGGTACTGTTAggaggcccattttacagatggagaaatcgaGGCGTAGGGAGTCTCCATGATTTGATCAGCTTGTCACTAGAAGGACTCTTATTCAAGCTAAGCATCATATGCGTGCAGAGACCCATCCCCGCACTGGCCTGACCTGTCTCCCCAACAGTCAAGGGGGATTCAGCTGTCCTCCACGGGGTCCTACTACCTGACGCCTCAGGCCacataatggagaaaacacagggaaGCCAGGCGTTAGTGCCCATGAGAGCCTGACACTGGATTCTGCCCACGTGGCCTCCCCAGCCCCATCAGGTCACCATCTCTCGTGAAAGGGACACGAGGGCCAGGGAGGAGGGTGAGGGTCTAGGACTGAGGGCGTGAGGATGGAGAAGGGCCCCGGACGTGGGGGTCCGAGGCACGGCCCTCTGAAGGCGGCTCCTATGCTCAGGCTTGGGCCCTGCTCTCTCCTTCCACTGCCCACTCTGCTCCCTTCTGTCCCAGCGGCGTGGTGGCCCCACGTTCTCCTGCAGGCTCACTTCCCCGGGCACACTGGCTGTCAGGCAGGCGGCAAGCCTGCATTCAAAGCACGGGGACCGCCGGGCTGGAGGACTCTCCGCATCCCCACGGGGCGTGAGTGTCTGTGCCCTTCAGGGCCCTGCGGATGCCCCTCCTCCTGGATGCTTGCTCACACGTGGCTTTACACCCTGCTGCTGTCTTGTGAATGTCACTTGGCTTCACACCCTGCATCCCGCCACCAACCCAGCCCTATCCCTGTGCCCAGCCCCAGCTCAGGGACCACGGGCAGGCACAGGCCCGGGCCCCGCACTTGCTCACAAAGGCCCCTAAAGCAGCAGCCGGCGACATTTGCCACAGAGGAGGGTAGGCGAGAGCCAGGCAGGAGGTCAGCCCTTTGCCAAGGAGGCTGGAGCTCAGAGCAGACTTTAGCTGGGGCTGGGGAATGGGGGCTTCTCGGGAAACAGGGCCACGGCTGAGACAACTCACACCAGCCCCTCAGGGGGCAGGCTCAGCGCACGTAGAGAACGTCAGAGCTTCCCGCTGATGGGCAGCAGCTCCCGTGTGCCCTGCGCCGCCCTGGTCAGGACTGGCTGTGTGCCGGGGTGGTGTGTGCTCGTCCAGAGTCTACTGGGGAGGGCGCTGCTGCCCCCCTGAAAAGTGTCTCCCTGAATGTCCCTGGGGCGCTCTTGGCGTGTCCCGGCCGCTGCTGCGCTGCCTGCCACGGCCGTCCCTGGGCTAGCACTGCCCCCCATCAGTCAGTTCACTGCACGAACAGGCACTAGGAATCCCTGCTTTCCCCCGGGAGTGCTTACCATTTGTGATGACAAAATCCCCTTCTTTTCCGGCAGGAGTGTCTGAGCAGGTTCCATTGGCCCTGAAATTCTCCACCTTTTCCAAGTGCCCACCTGCTATATGGCAGGTGCTTCAAATCCAGGATCCCACGTAATGTTCACGTTGTCGTACGGCGCTCAGCAGGGAGGGCTGCCTCTTTAGCCCCCGGCGCCGTCTGCACCTCCCACTGCAGTGACCTCCCAATCCCATTAGGCCCAGGAGTTGCCCCTTCCTTTCGATGCCAGGTCACAGCCCAAACCTGTGGGTCTCTGATGCCGCCATATTTCTGCACCTGCCTGAACGCGGGGACACTGGCGGACGTTGCTTCTTAGTGGCTAGGACTTATTTCTAGTATTATTCTGATCCCAGACTCTGTCCTTCTCCCCTCTGgaaattgctttcttttcatgACATCTCAGAGAATTTGCAGCTCCATAGGAAACGGAATAGAAAACCAGTCAAAATTGCTGTTCTGTGTGTTTTACTCCTGGAGGATATATTATTCAatttggatgtgtgtgtgtgtgtctgtcggCATGGAGGGAAGGGTGGTGATTTCCCCAGCTGGGTGCAGCTCACGCAAAGCTCCCAGGATTCCAGTCACACGGCGACTCCTTTCCACTTCGGCAGCCTCTCTTCTTTCAAACCccctattttcattcatttcatcccACTGAAATCTAGACCTTGCTCACAAGTGGCCAAAGTAAACTCCAGGTGACTAAAATGGTCGTTTCCATACAGTTGGTAATTGGCTctcccagggcagggagaggagggccaGCCCCGGGAATACCGAGCAGGGCTTCAAAGAGCAAGACCCTCATTTCTCTGGAAATCCTTGCAGATGGCGGCTATGAAACACCTACCTCTTCACTGTGGCCCACTGCAATGCAACAAGAGCCAgcaccccttccttcctgccccagggcgAGATTTCTCTCGGCTTTATCCACGACCCAGAAGGACATCTCACAGCAATGTCCCATTTCAGACTTTCCCCTGCAACCCAAGACACACCCTCTGCATGTctggctgctgccaccacccagcttcatcaccatcacctcccACAGAAGGAACccccacttcccaaaggcccGAAGTGCCCTGGCTCGGGGCACTTAACACTCCAGGGCTCGCTCCTGGAGCCCCACCGCCTCGTCCCATGTTGTCTTATTCTGTGGGACTTAGGGGACGTCTCACCACCTTCCTCATGTGACAGTGGCTCCTAGACCATCACTCTAGGTGTGGGTGTGTCCTGCTTTTCCTAGCGTTCCCGCTACTAACACAGGCCCTTCCGGAGAGCAGAGGCTCCGTGGAGGTCTGCGGAATAAACAAGCCGGTGGGCAGGGGGCTTATTGACGCAGATGAACCTTCTCCTACTTTCTTAAAATACCCGTGCAAATCCAACTCAACAGAGATAGTTCGTTTTATTTACAGAATGACAGACAAGACAGGGAAGCAAGAATTGGAACAACAATgactcttattttctatttcttcccccaTCTATATCACTGCTAAGGACTTCCACATTTCCAGAGCAGTTCTGATTCCAATTCCCTGTTATCTTGTACACGGTCACAAAACGAACTGGGAGATTTCCCAACCTCTCTTACAAAACAGCAAAACTCTTGTTCTTGAACTGAATTAGTGCAAATGCCTGTGGGATTAACGTCATACACAAAGTTAGACACTGAAGCTTGTTTAGTCTTCTATTCAAAGAACCAACATTTGAAAAATTCCTAAAGAAAACGACATGGAAGTCCATGTCAACATACACAACAGGAACCCAAAATGCTGCACACCGGCTTCCCCCAACTCGCCCGGCTCTCACTGCTTAGAAGGCTGACCGCTCCCTCTTCAAACTCAGAGTGAAGGAGCAgccccccttcctgccccacgGGAGAAGCTGCTGGACGTGGGACTGGCTGCTGCACTGGCTCAGGCTCCCTCTTCCTCATCGCTCACACTCCCTGCAGACATGGATGGGAAGAACCTGGGAGCCATGCTATTGCTCCTGAGCAGATGCTGCAGGACCTGACACTCGCTGGCCTCCGCGTAGGCCCGGGGACCCCACAGGAACTCGTAGCGGGCAGGGTCGCTGTGGGGCACCTGCCGGTACTTCAGGTAGCCCGTCTGCACCCACACTTCGGTGAGCAGCTCCCTCCCGCCACAAAACCCCAGGGTGCCTAGCTTTCCCCACACCTCCTCCTCAGGGACGCGGTCACCGAACAGGGTGACCATGGTCAGGACCAGCAGAGGGAGGCTGGCCTTGGGCGTGCACTGCCAGTCGCTCAGCACTGCATCCCAGGTGAGGCCCAGGGTGGGGACCAGGACGTAGGTGCGCTGGCGGGGGTCCACCACCTTCACGTCCACGCCAAACAGCAGCTGCAGGCACTCGCAAACGAGGCGGAAGACCACGGGGAAGTGGTCCCGATGCTCCCGGACGACCGTACTCAGCATCTCCGTCTCGGAGGTCGGCTCCCCGGTACGAAACTTGAGGAGCAGGAACCCCACCAGGTCAGCCATCAGCGCAACAAGTGCCTCGCGGGACAAGGGCTCGGCATAGGCGGAGAAGGAGGGGGTGCCAGGGGAGGCGGAGGACGAGGGGGATGCGGCCTCCTCCCCCGCAGTCCCCAGCAGCGGCGCCTCCACAGGACCCTGGGCCGGGACTGGGGCCTCAAGGTCGGCCTCAGGCTGGCGGAGCTCACTCATCTCGACCAGGGGCCTGATCACTGGGGTCGGGCCGCCCACGGGAGTGTGGGCAGGGGACCTCGTACCTGGGGTAGAGAGGGGGTGTGAGCGGCCTCGGCGGAGAAAGGCACCCTGGGCAGCCCTGACAAAGGCCACTTACAGGTCTCGTCTCAAGGGCTGCCCTCGGGCCTCACAGGGGCGCTCCTCCCGGGTGGCCTGTCCCCTGCCAACCTGAAGAAGGAAGTGAAGGGGCTCCTCAGGGTGCAGCCAGCACGGCCCCAGGTTCTGGGGCTGACAGGGCGGTGGGGTGACTTGGGTGTTGTGGGGTCCCCTCTGTTCTGGGAGGGGGAGCCCCTGGGTACACACTCAGGGCACGCACCTCCCCTTGGCTCCTGGCGCTGCCTGGGcctcctctgctctgtgccctgagGACACGGTCCTCAGACCTGGGCCTTCGCCTCCCGGGTCCTGGAGCCCCTGTAAGAGGAATGGAGGGCGCACCTCTTGTGTACACTGTGGCACAGCTCTGGGCCTCGGTGCTGGTAGGAGGATTGGGCCGGACTCTGTGagg encodes the following:
- the LOC137218140 gene encoding melanoma-associated antigen 8-like — translated: MSELRQPEADLEAPVPAQGPVEAPLLGTAGEEAASPSSSASPGTPSFSAYAEPLSREALVALMADLVGFLLLKFRTGEPTSETEMLSTVVREHRDHFPVVFRLVCECLQLLFGVDVKVVDPRQRTYVLVPTLGLTWDAVLSDWQCTPKASLPLLVLTMVTLFGDRVPEEEVWGKLGTLGFCGGRELLTEVWVQTGYLKYRQVPHSDPARYEFLWGPRAYAEASECQVLQHLLRSNSMAPRFFPSMSAGSVSDEEEGA